DNA from Rhodothermales bacterium:
AACCGGCGTCACCTCGATGGCTTGCTGAGCATCGTAGCGGCGTTTAAACGTATTCATGCCGGCGACGTCGCCTGTCCGTTCCATCGCCTCGGCCTCGGCAGCCAACGTCTTGCCCAACTGGAGCCAGCGCTCTCTATCGGCCGCGATGTCGGCATCGAACCAGAGCCGGCGCAGGAGGTGCCCCATGCGTGGATCCCGACGCCACAGATCACCCCATAGAAGCATACTGTCCTCGGCGTAGTCGGGCCCTTCGAAGGGGTGGAAGTGCCACAGGGGCCCCTCGGGAAGGGGGAGTCCGAGCAGCATCGGCGCCAGATAGATGTTGCCAAAAAAGCACAACCGCCACACCTCCAGGGCGCGCTCGAGCCGGCCGGATTCCCATTCGAACTGCCCGTACGACAGCAAGACGTGCGGCTCGATCAGGTCTACTTCCATGTACTCGTTCACTTCGCCGTACCAGTGGCTTGCCCGATCCCGATCGCCGAGGACATGATGGATGGGCCCCAGCAAATACGCCGTGTCGGAATTATCGCCGGTGTGGAGCCTGTGGATCTCCTCGAACTCCGCCGCGGCCTCGCGAAAACGGCCCGATTCCATGTATATCACCCCCAGCCCTTGGAGCGCCTCCAGATACACCGCCTGCTGCAGTTCATCTTCCAGATCGAACGCTTCAGGCGTCAGGGAAGGCATGGTTTCGCGCGCTATCGAAGCACTCTTGCGGAAATAGGCCTCGGATTCGTCCAAAAGATCTTCATCCATCGCAATCCGGGCCAGGCCGTTGTGCGCCACCATCAGGTAGTCGTCGAGTTCTAGCGCGGCGTAAAAATGCTGTTTCGCTGTTTCCACCTGTTCCATCCTGTAGGCGTCCATACCCCTGACGGCTTCCTCCATCGCCAGGTCCAGCCGGTAGGACAGGGACTCCTCCGAGGCCGCGCCGCGATGTTCACGCAAGGACTCGAGCACCGACAGATCTTCGGGAACAGCCCCAATCAGACGCAGAATATTCCGGCGGCGCCCTTCCGTCAGGTACCGCGGATCCGCCCAGACCACCCCGAGCGTCTCCGCGATCTCCCGGTACTTCTTGCTGATGGAGATCGCACTCACATCCACATAGATGGCCACATCCTCCTGCGACATCCTGCCGGCCTGGAGGCGGTCGTATAGATACAGCAGCGCTCCTGCCCATATCTCCGGTTTTCGGGTAGCACTCAGGTCCACGCTGGCGGCAAAGTCTCGCCAGAGCCGGATGCCGCCAGCGAGGGTCTCGCCCGCAAAAAAACCCTCGGAATAATACTCAAACTCGCGGATAACGGCCTTGACGACGCGGTCG
Protein-coding regions in this window:
- a CDS encoding tetratricopeptide repeat protein, coding for MPKPLSNHDRVVKAVIREFEYYSEGFFAGETLAGGIRLWRDFAASVDLSATRKPEIWAGALLYLYDRLQAGRMSQEDVAIYVDVSAISISKKYREIAETLGVVWADPRYLTEGRRRNILRLIGAVPEDLSVLESLREHRGAASEESLSYRLDLAMEEAVRGMDAYRMEQVETAKQHFYAALELDDYLMVAHNGLARIAMDEDLLDESEAYFRKSASIARETMPSLTPEAFDLEDELQQAVYLEALQGLGVIYMESGRFREAAAEFEEIHRLHTGDNSDTAYLLGPIHHVLGDRDRASHWYGEVNEYMEVDLIEPHVLLSYGQFEWESGRLERALEVWRLCFFGNIYLAPMLLGLPLPEGPLWHFHPFEGPDYAEDSMLLWGDLWRRDPRMGHLLRRLWFDADIAADRERWLQLGKTLAAEAEAMERTGDVAGMNTFKRRYDAQQAIEVTPVSPGTLKRMRLGEILKN